The following coding sequences lie in one Terriglobia bacterium genomic window:
- a CDS encoding DUF4386 domain-containing protein, whose translation MHERLIVAGKAAETARNIMAHERLFRISIVCDLVYCAGLVVLLTALYVILKPVSRGLALLRHSGGSYMPPSPG comes from the coding sequence ATCCACGAACGGCTGATTGTCGCGGGCAAGGCTGCGGAAACCGCTCGGAATATCATGGCGCACGAACGGCTGTTTCGTATCAGTATCGTCTGCGATCTGGTTTACTGCGCCGGCCTTGTAGTACTACTCACAGCGCTTTACGTGATTCTCAAGCCAGTAAGTCGGGGCCTTGCTTTGTTGCGGCATTCTGGAGGCTCGTATATGCCTCCATCTCCGGGTTAG